A section of the Sceloporus undulatus isolate JIND9_A2432 ecotype Alabama chromosome 3, SceUnd_v1.1, whole genome shotgun sequence genome encodes:
- the CHST10 gene encoding carbohydrate sulfotransferase 10 isoform X3, with translation MHHRWLLLAACFWVIFMFMVASKFITLTFKDPDVYGAKQEPLILTAITEIEKVHVTEEKRLPGELQTIGRALSEDLVHQPLVHMERLELLRNVCQDASLRNLTHTAVSKFVLDRIFVCDKHKILFCQTPKVGNTQWKKVLIVLNGAFSSIEDIPENVVHDHEKNGLPRLSSFSDSEIQKRLKLYFKFFIVRDPFERLISAFKDKFVHNPRFEPWYRHEIAPGIIRKYRKDRTETRGLQFEDFVRYLGDPNHRWLDLQFGDHIIHWVTYVELCAPCEITYSVIGHHETLEEDAPYILKEAGIDHLVSYPTIPPGITVYNKTKVKRYFSGISKRDIRRLYARFEGDFNLFGYQEPDFLLN, from the exons ATGCACCACCGGTGGCTGCTGTTAGCTGCATGCTTTTGGGTAATATTCATGTTCATGGTTGCTAGCAAGTTCATCACCTTGACTTTCAAAGATCCTGATG tGTATGGTGCCAAGCAAGAGCCATTAATACTGACAGCTATAACTGAAATAGAAAAAGTCCATGTGACAGAAGAGAAGAGGTTGCCTGGAGAACTTCAG ACAATAGGAAGAGCTCTGTCTGAAGACCTTGTACATCAACCTCTGGTCCATATGGAAAGGCTTGAGCTACTCAGGAATGTGTGCCAAGATGCATCACTGAGAAACCTCACCCACACTGCTGTTTCAAAGTTTGTTTTGGATCGAATATTTGTTTGTGACAAGCACAAGATCCTCTTCTGTCAAACTCCAAAAGTTGGCAATACACAGTGGAAGAAAGTCTTGATCGTTTTAAATG GAGCTTTTTCTTCCATAGAGGACATCCCAGAGAATGTTGTGCATGACCATGAGAAGAATGGTCTTCCACGATTATCTTCCTTTAGTGACTCTGAAATTCAAAAACG NCTGAAATTATACTTCAAGTTCTTTATTGTAAGGGATCCATTTGAGAGGCTCATTTCTGCATTTAAAGATAAGTTTGTCCACAATCCTCGATTTGAGCCTTGGTATCGTCACGAAATTGCTCCTGGCATCATTCGAAAATATAGAAAGGATCGCACTGAAACCAGAGGACTGCAATTTGAGGACTTTGTGCGCTACTTGGGTGATCCAAATCATCGATGGCTAGACTTACAATTTGGAGACCACATAATTCATTGGGTAACCTATGTAGAACTTTGTGCCCCCTGTGAAATAACATACAGCGTAATTGGACATCATGAAACACTGGAGGAGGATGCACCATATATCTTGAAGGAAGCAGGCATAGACCATCTGGTATCTTATCCCACAATTCCACCTGGCATAACAGTGTACAATAAAACCAAGGTAAAACGCTATTTCTCAGGAATAAGCAAGAGAGACATACGACGACTTTATGCCCGGTTTGAAGGAGATTTTAATCTTTTTGGCTACCAAGAACCAGATTTCTTACTAAACTGA
- the CHST10 gene encoding carbohydrate sulfotransferase 10 isoform X2, translated as MGPTEVIWLISDIMHHRWLLLAACFWVIFMFMVASKFITLTFKDPDVYGAKQEPLILTAITEIEKVHVTEEKRLPGELQTIGRALSEDLVHQPLVHMERLELLRNVCQDASLRNLTHTAVSKFVLDRIFVCDKHKILFCQTPKVGNTQWKKVLIVLNGAFSSIEDIPENVVHDHEKNGLPRLSSFSDSEIQKRLKLYFKFFIVRDPFERLISAFKDKFVHNPRFEPWYRHEIAPGIIRKYRKDRTETRGLQFEDFVRYLGDPNHRWLDLQFGDHIIHWVTYVELCAPCEITYSVIGHHETLEEDAPYILKEAGIDHLVSYPTIPPGITVYNKTKVKRYFSGISKRDIRRLYARFEGDFNLFGYQEPDFLLN; from the exons ggacCAACAGAAGTTATATGGCTCATATCTGACATCATGCACCACCGGTGGCTGCTGTTAGCTGCATGCTTTTGGGTAATATTCATGTTCATGGTTGCTAGCAAGTTCATCACCTTGACTTTCAAAGATCCTGATG tGTATGGTGCCAAGCAAGAGCCATTAATACTGACAGCTATAACTGAAATAGAAAAAGTCCATGTGACAGAAGAGAAGAGGTTGCCTGGAGAACTTCAG ACAATAGGAAGAGCTCTGTCTGAAGACCTTGTACATCAACCTCTGGTCCATATGGAAAGGCTTGAGCTACTCAGGAATGTGTGCCAAGATGCATCACTGAGAAACCTCACCCACACTGCTGTTTCAAAGTTTGTTTTGGATCGAATATTTGTTTGTGACAAGCACAAGATCCTCTTCTGTCAAACTCCAAAAGTTGGCAATACACAGTGGAAGAAAGTCTTGATCGTTTTAAATG GAGCTTTTTCTTCCATAGAGGACATCCCAGAGAATGTTGTGCATGACCATGAGAAGAATGGTCTTCCACGATTATCTTCCTTTAGTGACTCTGAAATTCAAAAACG NCTGAAATTATACTTCAAGTTCTTTATTGTAAGGGATCCATTTGAGAGGCTCATTTCTGCATTTAAAGATAAGTTTGTCCACAATCCTCGATTTGAGCCTTGGTATCGTCACGAAATTGCTCCTGGCATCATTCGAAAATATAGAAAGGATCGCACTGAAACCAGAGGACTGCAATTTGAGGACTTTGTGCGCTACTTGGGTGATCCAAATCATCGATGGCTAGACTTACAATTTGGAGACCACATAATTCATTGGGTAACCTATGTAGAACTTTGTGCCCCCTGTGAAATAACATACAGCGTAATTGGACATCATGAAACACTGGAGGAGGATGCACCATATATCTTGAAGGAAGCAGGCATAGACCATCTGGTATCTTATCCCACAATTCCACCTGGCATAACAGTGTACAATAAAACCAAGGTAAAACGCTATTTCTCAGGAATAAGCAAGAGAGACATACGACGACTTTATGCCCGGTTTGAAGGAGATTTTAATCTTTTTGGCTACCAAGAACCAGATTTCTTACTAAACTGA
- the CHST10 gene encoding carbohydrate sulfotransferase 10 isoform X1, which translates to MQGPTEVIWLISDIMHHRWLLLAACFWVIFMFMVASKFITLTFKDPDVYGAKQEPLILTAITEIEKVHVTEEKRLPGELQTIGRALSEDLVHQPLVHMERLELLRNVCQDASLRNLTHTAVSKFVLDRIFVCDKHKILFCQTPKVGNTQWKKVLIVLNGAFSSIEDIPENVVHDHEKNGLPRLSSFSDSEIQKRLKLYFKFFIVRDPFERLISAFKDKFVHNPRFEPWYRHEIAPGIIRKYRKDRTETRGLQFEDFVRYLGDPNHRWLDLQFGDHIIHWVTYVELCAPCEITYSVIGHHETLEEDAPYILKEAGIDHLVSYPTIPPGITVYNKTKVKRYFSGISKRDIRRLYARFEGDFNLFGYQEPDFLLN; encoded by the exons cagggacCAACAGAAGTTATATGGCTCATATCTGACATCATGCACCACCGGTGGCTGCTGTTAGCTGCATGCTTTTGGGTAATATTCATGTTCATGGTTGCTAGCAAGTTCATCACCTTGACTTTCAAAGATCCTGATG tGTATGGTGCCAAGCAAGAGCCATTAATACTGACAGCTATAACTGAAATAGAAAAAGTCCATGTGACAGAAGAGAAGAGGTTGCCTGGAGAACTTCAG ACAATAGGAAGAGCTCTGTCTGAAGACCTTGTACATCAACCTCTGGTCCATATGGAAAGGCTTGAGCTACTCAGGAATGTGTGCCAAGATGCATCACTGAGAAACCTCACCCACACTGCTGTTTCAAAGTTTGTTTTGGATCGAATATTTGTTTGTGACAAGCACAAGATCCTCTTCTGTCAAACTCCAAAAGTTGGCAATACACAGTGGAAGAAAGTCTTGATCGTTTTAAATG GAGCTTTTTCTTCCATAGAGGACATCCCAGAGAATGTTGTGCATGACCATGAGAAGAATGGTCTTCCACGATTATCTTCCTTTAGTGACTCTGAAATTCAAAAACG NCTGAAATTATACTTCAAGTTCTTTATTGTAAGGGATCCATTTGAGAGGCTCATTTCTGCATTTAAAGATAAGTTTGTCCACAATCCTCGATTTGAGCCTTGGTATCGTCACGAAATTGCTCCTGGCATCATTCGAAAATATAGAAAGGATCGCACTGAAACCAGAGGACTGCAATTTGAGGACTTTGTGCGCTACTTGGGTGATCCAAATCATCGATGGCTAGACTTACAATTTGGAGACCACATAATTCATTGGGTAACCTATGTAGAACTTTGTGCCCCCTGTGAAATAACATACAGCGTAATTGGACATCATGAAACACTGGAGGAGGATGCACCATATATCTTGAAGGAAGCAGGCATAGACCATCTGGTATCTTATCCCACAATTCCACCTGGCATAACAGTGTACAATAAAACCAAGGTAAAACGCTATTTCTCAGGAATAAGCAAGAGAGACATACGACGACTTTATGCCCGGTTTGAAGGAGATTTTAATCTTTTTGGCTACCAAGAACCAGATTTCTTACTAAACTGA